In Kordia antarctica, the following proteins share a genomic window:
- a CDS encoding glycosyltransferase family 9 protein produces MDSSSKHILVIRLSAMGDVAMSIPVIKAMTRTYPNVKITVVSRVFLKPIFQNIPNVSFYTADVKSKHKGVSGLFKLYKELKKLNVDVVADLHNVLRSKILGTFFKLGGYKVCTIDKGRTEKKALTQTKSKIFKQLKTTHERYADVFRALGYELKLVKEDVLPQLKLTKKVTSFIGKDSKKWIGIAPFAAFAGKTYPTTQMEEVIAKLSKTNQYKIILFGGASDKNELASWHDTYDDVYNCAGLFSFEEELILISNLDLMLSMDSGNAHLAAMFGKKVVTIWGITHPYAGFYPFGQPLKNAIFADKEKYPLLPTSIYGNKYPAGYENVMESITPQVVFDKIVEVLKD; encoded by the coding sequence TGTCATAAAAGCAATGACACGTACGTATCCGAATGTAAAAATCACAGTTGTTTCAAGAGTATTTCTAAAACCGATCTTTCAAAACATACCAAATGTATCTTTCTACACAGCAGATGTAAAAAGCAAACACAAAGGTGTATCGGGACTTTTCAAACTATACAAAGAACTCAAAAAACTAAACGTTGATGTTGTAGCCGATCTTCACAATGTATTGCGATCAAAAATATTAGGAACCTTTTTCAAACTTGGCGGATACAAAGTCTGTACAATAGACAAAGGAAGAACCGAGAAAAAAGCACTAACGCAAACAAAGAGCAAAATCTTTAAGCAACTCAAAACAACGCACGAACGTTATGCGGACGTTTTTCGTGCATTAGGATACGAATTAAAACTTGTAAAAGAAGATGTATTACCGCAATTAAAACTGACCAAAAAAGTAACATCATTCATTGGCAAAGATTCAAAAAAGTGGATTGGAATTGCGCCGTTTGCCGCTTTCGCTGGAAAAACCTATCCAACAACACAAATGGAAGAAGTAATTGCTAAACTTAGCAAAACCAATCAATACAAAATCATTCTCTTTGGTGGCGCATCAGACAAAAACGAACTCGCTTCTTGGCATGATACATACGATGATGTATATAATTGTGCAGGTTTATTTTCTTTCGAAGAAGAACTCATACTCATATCCAACCTAGATCTCATGCTTTCTATGGATTCTGGAAATGCACATTTAGCCGCGATGTTTGGCAAAAAAGTAGTCACCATTTGGGGAATAACGCATCCATACGCCGGGTTTTACCCTTTTGGGCAACCGCTAAAAAATGCAATATTCGCAGACAAAGAGAAATATCCGTTATTGCCAACATCTATCTATGGAAATAAATATCCAGCAGGATATGAAAATGTAATGGAAAGTATTACGCCGCAAGTGGTTTTTGATAAAATTGTGGAGGTTTTAAAAGATTAA